DNA sequence from the Gammaproteobacteria bacterium genome:
GAGCCCTAAGCGTACGATGAACAGAGCCCGTGGTGGGTTGCATCCACAAATAGTTTGAGGCTATGACAGACACCATTTCCTCTACACTTGGTTTTCTTGCCACCACATTCGGCAGTGTCTTCACCTGGCTGTCAGCGTTTGCACGGACGCTCTGGTTCGGTACAGTGTTCGACTTCAAGTTGAGTGGTGTTGGATTTGCTCTGGTGATTGCCTGGATACTTTATCGCCTGCTGCAAATGTTCTTCGACTTATTTCTGGACAGCTGGCGTAGCCCTGCTCATGATCCCACTGACTTGATTCTGGGAAAACTGATCAGCCTGCTGTTTTATGGCACGCTCCTGCTCACGCTGATAGCAGTCAGCCTAACCTATGTGATGTTGCTGATTATTGCAGACCCAGCGGAATGGCTTAGCCAGTACTTTCCACTGTCTTAAGGCAGGACACTCCCGTACAATCATCCGATGAAGCTCAGAGCCTACCAGAATGACGACTGGCAGGCGCTCATAGACCTCTGGCAACGCGTATTCCCGGATGATCCACCGCATAACGACCCGAGTCAGGTGATCTCCGCCAAGCGGGCTGTAGACGACCTGATATTCGTCGCCCTCGAAGAAGATTCTATTGTCGGCGCAGTGATGGCGGGTTATGACGGACACCGAGGCTGGCTCTACGCGGTAGCTGTCGATCATCCTCACCGCCGCCACGGAATCGCTCGGCGCCTGGTCGCGCACGCCCTGGACGCATTACGTCAATTGGGGTGCATCAAAGTCAATCTACAGATCAGATCCGATAATGCACAGGTGGTTGCGTTCTATGAATCTCTGGGGTTCTGTGTCGAAGATCGAATCAGCATGGGGCTACATCTGCACCGGTCCGCCTGAATCAATGGGTCAAACCAAGTTCAGCACCCTAACGGAACTGAGTCCGTAAATACTTTTTGTCGATCTTACCGACGCTGGTTTTGGGTATCGCATCAACGACCTCTATCCGGTCTGGCACAGCCCATTTCGAGATCAAGCCATCCGAGACTGCCTGTAAGAACTCGTTGCGCACCGTTTCCGGGTCCAGTTCACCCTGCCGCGGAACCACCAGGACCAGCGGCCGCTCTCCCCACTTTTCATCGGCAATTCCAATCGCTGCCGCCTCACTGACGTTGTCGTGCTGGAGCGCAATGTCTTCCATATAGATTGACGAGATCCATTCACCACCGCTTTTGATGACATCCTTCACCCGGTCGGTCACTTTCAAATAACCAGAATCATCAAGGTACCCCAGGTCGCCCGTGTGGAGGTAGCCGCCCCGCCAGAGTTCTTCAGACTGTTCGGGATCCTTAAAATATCCTTGCGTCAGCCAGGGCGCCCGAGCCACGACTTCACCTATCGTGACGCCATCATGCGGAAGGTCATTCATTTCCGCATCAACAACTCGAATGTCGACCAAGGGAGCCGGTCGGCCTGACCTGCAGCGTACATCGATCTGCTCGTCTTCTCCACTAGCCATGTATTCGCCCGACAGTTGAGCAAGGGTCAATACGGGACCCGTCTCTGACATGCCATAGCCGCTGAATAGATCAATTCCACGGGCACGGGCCTGCACGGCCAATGCCACCGGAAGCGCGGAGCCACCAATCGTCATTTTCCAACCGCTAAAATCAACTGATTCCGCCTCTGGAGCATTCAACACCATGTGCAAAATTGTCGGTACACAATGGGAGAAGGTGACGGACTCCTTCTGAAAAAGATTCAGCAACTTCTTTGGCTCGTAACGCCCCGGGTAGATCTGTTTGACCCCGAGTAATGTCGCCAGATAGGGCACACCCCAGGCATGGGCATGAAACATCGGTGTCAGGGGCATATAGACATCCTGGTCATGAAACCGGCCTTGCTCTGCCGGACTCCCCATAGCCAGGCCCTTACCCAGCGTATGCAGTACGATCTGACGATGACTGTAATAGACGCCTTTGGGATTTCCTGTGGTGCCGGTGGTATAGAAAATGGTGGCGCGCAGCTCCTCGTCAAAATCTTCAAAGGCATATTCTTCAGACTGTGCGCCTAGCAAAGCTTCATATTCACCAGAAAACCGAATCGCTGACTCGGGGCTATCGCCTGATTCAGATATAACCACCCAGTCTTTAACGGTTTCTACCCGACTCAGAATGGTGCCCATCAGCGGCACAAATTCTTCGTTAATAAGTACGATGTCATCTCCGGCATGGTTCATCGTGTACAGTATCTGGTCAGGCGACAGTCGGATGTTGACGGTATGTAACACCGCGCCAATCATCGGGATGGCAAAAAAACATTCCAGGTACCGGTGACTGTCCCAGTCCAGCACGGCCACAGTATCTCCTTCCCTTACACCCAGTGACGTCAACAAGTTTGCTAACCGGGCGATTCTTTTCTTGAAGTCCCGATAGGTGTAGCGAAGTAGATCCGCATAAACGATTTCCTGATCAGGGTGTCTGAGTTCGAGGGTGTTCAGCAATTGCTTGATCAGCAGTGGATAGCCGTAAGCCGACGGTGTCCGGTAGATCTTATGGTCGCTCATAACACTCCCCGTTTAGCACGTTTCATCATAAGCAAGTCAATCCAGATCTCCAGCGGGGTTAATCACGTTTTACCAGCCGGTCGCCGGCGTATGAAATTCGCTGCGGTAGATGACAGCACAAGCTCATGGTTCTGATTGTGCACTTCTGTTCGGGTGCGCATCACGCCGAGCTCCGGCTTGCTTTTAGACAGTCTGGCTTCCAGAACTACCGCCCTCACAAACAAGGTGTCTCCGGGTCGAACCGGATGATACCAACGCAACTCGTCCAGGCCAGGTGAACCCTGACTGGATACGTCCGACAGAAAACTATCCGCAAATACGCGCATCATCATGCTGGCGGTGTGCCAGCCGCTGGCGATAATGCCGCCATAGATCGACTCCTTTGCCCGGATCTCATCGATATGAAAGTACTGCGGGTCGTAGCGGGTCGCAAAGTCGATCACTTCGCCAAGTTCAACACGGATTGAACCCAGTTCATATACTCGACCCGCCTCATAGTCTTCAAAGTATTTATCTTCGCCAGGACCCGGGAATGTATTGCTCATCAACTGGTGTCTCCTGGCAACCCAACTTCGGCTTCTGCTGTGTGACGCAAAGTCGATCCCAAGCCGTCACTCAGCTGACCAGTCTGACTTGTTGCGTGTCATACCGTAGCCCTATTGTTCGACGCGTATCAGTAACACCATTCACGAAATGAAAAGGCCGCGTAAAGCCTGATACCAGCCCAGGTCCACCCATCAACAAAAGATCACCAGGCTTGAATTCGACCTCTCTAGATCCATTGCCCTGGCGGTCATGACAGACACCAAAATAGCCATCACCTGTGAGCAGAATAATGACGATCAGGAAGCCGTAACGCACATGATCCCGGTGCGGGGTAATCCCGGCGCACCCCGGTGGGTACCGCTGGACGATCAAATCATTCAGTCGCAATGGATAACCTGCACTGTCGACTTCAGCGCCGGCCAGAGCATTCGTCAACGCCTGTTCCAGCACCTGAGCAAACTCCCATAAACCGTGGTCACTTGGTATGTCGTAACACAGATCAAAATCCTGGTAGACAGGTGCCTTTTCGGATCCTGTTGTGGCACGGGCAGGCCGATATTCGAGCTCATCGACGACAGACACCAGTGCATCTGCCTCAGACGCATCAAGGCACGGACAGGCGACAGCACCCACCCGCGGCAATGCGGTGATGCTGCTCGAAACTTCCAACAAGTCCAATTGTGAAGCCAGTACCGGGCGCCTGGCGCTGTCTGTGTTCATCTGGATCCAGATCCTAAACTCAACAAGTGACAAAGTGTATTTATGACACATATGGACCACAACCCTTCGGCGATTGTGGACCACCTTCAGAACGCCGCTGCACACTGCCCCGGTGCGACCATCGTCAAAAAATTCTGGAATAACACCAGATTCAGGCTCTCATAAACACTTTCTATCGTCATTTTTCGGGCTCAGTCGCCTAAAATACGCACTCCAGGCTGCCTACCACCCGATATCGCTACCTGTGGTGAATCGGGCCGGTCGCGGCAACCACTGTTACGAACTGACCAACACGATCCGTATCTGGCACTGAAAATTAATGTCATCTCTTTCCCTCGCCTTCCACAGACTGAGCTCGCTGCCGTACTTTTACGGCCTGGCCGGGAAACTACTGCCCTGGGCGGGAGGGCTTTGCATCGTGCTCTTTGGTGTTGGCCTCTACACCGGTCTTGCACTGGCGCCAACGGATTACGAGCAAGGAGACGGCTACCGCATCATCTTCGTCCATGTTCCTGCAGCCTGGATGTCGATGTTTGTTTATGTTGTTCTCGCCATTGCGGGCACCATTGCCTTGGTCTGGCGAATAAAATTGGCAGAGGTGGTGGCCCGGGCGAGTGCTCCTATAGGCGCTTCCTATACATTCCTTGCATTAGTCACCGGCTCTATATGGGGTAAGCCCATGTGGGGCACCTGGTGGATCTGGGACGCACGACTTACCTCCGAACTTGTTCTGCTTTTTCTCTACCTGGGTTACATGGCGCTGCAATCGGCCATCGATGACAGACGTACCGCAGCCCGGGCAGGTGCAGTACTGGCTCTCGTCGGTGTTGTGAATCTACCCATCATTCACTACTCGGTCGAGTGGTGGAGTACGCTACACCAGGGCCCTACCGTATCTAAATTTGACTCACCCTCTATCCACCTCTCGATGTTGATTCCGTTACTGCTGATGGCACTGGCATTCAAGATTCACTTTGTTACTGCTGTCCTCGCACGAATTCGCCCCGAGATTCTGGCGCGCGAACAACGCACGCAATGGGTGGAACGACTGATTTCAGCGGGCCAGCCATGACCGAATTCCTGAATATGGGCGGCTACGGTCTTTACGTCTGGCCTGCCTATCTCATCGTAGCCATC
Encoded proteins:
- a CDS encoding GNAT family acetyltransferase → MKLRAYQNDDWQALIDLWQRVFPDDPPHNDPSQVISAKRAVDDLIFVALEEDSIVGAVMAGYDGHRGWLYAVAVDHPHRRHGIARRLVAHALDALRQLGCIKVNLQIRSDNAQVVAFYESLGFCVEDRISMGLHLHRSA
- a CDS encoding fatty acid--CoA ligase, which gives rise to MSDHKIYRTPSAYGYPLLIKQLLNTLELRHPDQEIVYADLLRYTYRDFKKRIARLANLLTSLGVREGDTVAVLDWDSHRYLECFFAIPMIGAVLHTVNIRLSPDQILYTMNHAGDDIVLINEEFVPLMGTILSRVETVKDWVVISESGDSPESAIRFSGEYEALLGAQSEEYAFEDFDEELRATIFYTTGTTGNPKGVYYSHRQIVLHTLGKGLAMGSPAEQGRFHDQDVYMPLTPMFHAHAWGVPYLATLLGVKQIYPGRYEPKKLLNLFQKESVTFSHCVPTILHMVLNAPEAESVDFSGWKMTIGGSALPVALAVQARARGIDLFSGYGMSETGPVLTLAQLSGEYMASGEDEQIDVRCRSGRPAPLVDIRVVDAEMNDLPHDGVTIGEVVARAPWLTQGYFKDPEQSEELWRGGYLHTGDLGYLDDSGYLKVTDRVKDVIKSGGEWISSIYMEDIALQHDNVSEAAAIGIADEKWGERPLVLVVPRQGELDPETVRNEFLQAVSDGLISKWAVPDRIEVVDAIPKTSVGKIDKKYLRTQFR
- a CDS encoding MaoC family dehydratase translates to MSNTFPGPGEDKYFEDYEAGRVYELGSIRVELGEVIDFATRYDPQYFHIDEIRAKESIYGGIIASGWHTASMMMRVFADSFLSDVSSQGSPGLDELRWYHPVRPGDTLFVRAVVLEARLSKSKPELGVMRTRTEVHNQNHELVLSSTAANFIRRRPAGKT
- a CDS encoding alpha-ketoglutarate-dependent dioxygenase AlkB; this encodes MNTDSARRPVLASQLDLLEVSSSITALPRVGAVACPCLDASEADALVSVVDELEYRPARATTGSEKAPVYQDFDLCYDIPSDHGLWEFAQVLEQALTNALAGAEVDSAGYPLRLNDLIVQRYPPGCAGITPHRDHVRYGFLIVIILLTGDGYFGVCHDRQGNGSREVEFKPGDLLLMGGPGLVSGFTRPFHFVNGVTDTRRTIGLRYDTQQVRLVS
- a CDS encoding heme ABC transporter permease: MSSLSLAFHRLSSLPYFYGLAGKLLPWAGGLCIVLFGVGLYTGLALAPTDYEQGDGYRIIFVHVPAAWMSMFVYVVLAIAGTIALVWRIKLAEVVARASAPIGASYTFLALVTGSIWGKPMWGTWWIWDARLTSELVLLFLYLGYMALQSAIDDRRTAARAGAVLALVGVVNLPIIHYSVEWWSTLHQGPTVSKFDSPSIHLSMLIPLLLMALAFKIHFVTAVLARIRPEILAREQRTQWVERLISAGQP